ttcagtttagtctgtgcttttaaaaatgttaacctttagtccctatgatatgaaaaatgtatcaaatcacttaatgaacaataaatcacaagttttcatacctaggtatctaatattttgtgatttgttaacggaaggtgttatgaacaacaaatcacttaatgaaaaacttgtgatttgctaacgaataggactgatttgatatatttttcatatcatagagactaaaggttgacatttttaaaagcggggattaaactgaacatcagaacttaacttaggaaccaaaaaaaggtttaaacctataatttAATAGCAAGTTTTCTCTGGGAAAGATATTGATATAGAAAGATGTTGTCAGAATCAGCTTTAGACTCGTGGCTTCTTGAGGCTTTTCTGCTTATGCTTTGAGAGCAACGGACTGCTTCTGttcactctcttcttctctcaagTTTCCTAACTCCAACTCGTGTTCTCTAAGCTTGCCAAAGAGTGTGGCCATATTGATTATAGTAAGATCTCTTGATTCAGAAATAGTTGTTACCTTTGGTTGCCAACTTTTGTTAAGACTCTTCAAGatctttatgtttatttgttatttctcaaaaactttgacaaaataaatcaaatggTTTACTATGTGGTTGAATCTTTTTTGTACATCATAGATGTTCTCTCCAACCTTCATTCTGAACATTTCGTATTCATGGATTAGAGAGTTCTTTCTAGCTCTTTTCACCTCATCGGTCCTTCGTGAGTCACCTCTAGggcttcccacatttcctttgcgcTTTTGCACGTTAACACCTTGAAAAGCTCATCAATGGTAAGTGTAGAAGAGATAACATTTCTAGGTTTTATATCATATTGAACTCTTCTATTTTCCTTTTGATTCCACtcagaaaagtttttcaaaataggttTTCCTTCAGCTAGGTTTGTGGgttcaaaaggaccatttaacACAACATCCCATATGCCCTTATCTACATATTCAAGAAATATTCTTATTCTAATTTTCCAGAAATGATAATTCTCTCTAACAAATAGAGGAGGTTTGTTTGTAGAAGAACCTTCACCGAAGGTCTGAGAAACAGAGGCCATCAGGATCAATTAATCGATTTCACAGAAagagtaatcgattatttttcaaataacttcTGAAAAAACAGTTctagtgccaattgttagaaaagaattgccttgtttctcaacaccaagaggggggggtgaattggtgatcaataaaaacaattgcTTATTAAATCttttcacaaatttataatGATCTTTAATCTATCTTGGAATCCAAACAATAAAGTTcatgcaatgaaagtaaaaaagataAGGAAAGAAATACAAACAGAGCATTTAtaactggttcggcctcaatgcctacatccagtttccttccaatcaaccttagattgaaggCTCTTTCACTATAACTATTTGAGTTTTACACCAAAGGTTTTACAGAGAACTCTCTTAAAATGTAAACACCTCTCTCactcaacaatcaaatatagaaagatAACACCTGCATAAAGAACCATGCGTCTTTACTGCAGCACCCTTTGAGAACCTCTCTCAAAGTACTAAGAACTCCTCGCTCTTCTTCTTGGTCGCTCCCTacattcatacaacaacaacaacatcgacaaaggtgatgaaggttgaaaaacagttattttcatatgtcaatttggaccaaattacaccttttactacttggaatgagctcataataaagcaaaactcaataaatgagtcgagagtcaaaaaaaagttgtttttaacgattttatgcttattttgcattgttttgtagctaatttgagaaaagtaagaatgaagttgaagatacaggtcgttgactcaagaaaagagaagaaaaatgaagttttgaagagtcgacgtaccacCTAGCGACACACTTAAATCGCTGGgcagtccaggacgaggagtagacatggaaaatgtcactgagggaaaccgtcgggcgccagcgattttgacgcgctcctcacctatatatacccctactacgaattcagagtcattcttttgacaggggagaacggccagatcTAATTtcgctctctggagaggatctcttggatgcttaggctccttttcatcttttctagggttggctcttccattcttcttccatttttcatctagtttcaccatgtctatggtgaactaaaccctattgttgttggggaaaacaatgtaatcttttgatNctctctcttattgaaactattgaNtatttatatggtctccatatgttttgattgattNttgttgggttatcatctgtgcttaaggcctttatcgtttaactcattcggtatattgatgtttgtcgttattgatatggggacgtacagtaatgacatgaactggtgagtaatctcttgattttgcaataccacctagggataggggtaggacgatcaattgcgctaacttctgtttataatgcggtattaattactaggggaggctagggatagcaagccagcagttaatattaggcccttttcgccgagggatcgggttaaggggaggctaagaaagtcgcataacaattgaatcaatctaatattcaagggtagtatgtaagagagagcggaatagatgaaattgttagtacccaacaacatccattcatccattgttttcgcttgtcaattgaatcaacctttattttgcatgttaatatttttgctctcaaacccaatttataaattttaatttctcaagtcttattattttaattcacgcgaacgaggaagccatacgagtctcttgggaaacgatacttggtctaaccatttatattacttgtacgatttggtacacttgccaatttgtcaacagaaAGCATTACCATGAAATCTCACCCTAAGTCATGGAATTACGTATATTAGCCATACTTCCAATACATACATAACCTTAAGAATCAAACATTATGTATTTCCAATCATATTACAATTCTAGTCATACTCAACAACAAGTAGTAGAAACCAATCATTCAAACATTCGCATACATTGTACACACtttaagaaaacatataaaaactTAGTTGAAAATCTGATATTTTCGCTTAGCCACCAAGTTTGTCCGCTCAGCTAAAGCCCACTCACTCAACGCACCAAGTATGTTCGCTCAACGAGACTGCATAACTCTATAGCACCAAAACTACAGAATTTGCACATCTCGACCACTCCTAACCAGTTTTATGCATCAAacccaacttctaacactcctagattGTATTATAAACTCAAATTGACCTAaccaaacatatttaaaccaacctaaacttattttaaactaattaaccacaagatttcaatataaaattaaccAAAACTTCACTTTAAAGATCCAAATTTGAATTCCACATTTTATAGcttatttttaaacaacttaGGGACTCCAACAATTCCCAAATGACTTACTAACATACTCCATTTAAACTAGTTCTAAACCAAGCTAAACTCTACTTATCAACCACCAAACACTCTTACATGAAATTTTCTCCATTTCAATGCTTAGACAAGTTACAAAACATCTCATAACAAACCCTAAATGCCTCAAACTAGTTTACCATCCCTCTCTCCCAATTTCACTACTTAAGACctcctttttttccttcaaaatacTTCCAAACTTCAACTATAAACCATAATCTTTGTTGTATATCAATTCTCAACAATCTAACTCTTCTAACAAATCCCAATTGACCACCTAACAGTGCTAGACCAGTTCCCCTCTCACTTCAATACCAAATTCTCAATTTCACTCACCAAAACCCCTTTTTTAAGCTTAAAACTCAAGTAATTCACTCTCTATTACTCCATCCACTTTAAGATCACCGATTAAACTACAATACAACCTTCAAACacataattataacaatatacaATAGCAAACATATTATCacatcaattataataacaccATATCATTAAAACACCAATTTACATACgtcaaatttattcaaacacaccaatttttacttaaacgtctaaaatttatataattactaaATTTACACTACAAACACAACTAAAATAAAGTCTAGCTTCCTTTACCTCAAGATAACAGCTCAACCCACAGAAACGTCTCGCCGGTCGTTTGAAACGCAAGAAATTCTTAAACGGACCTATGAGGCACCAAAATTGAAACCAACAGAGATCTTAGAACTCTAAATTCACCCAGAGCAATCAAAGATAACTAAATGATACATAAATAACAGTTTTGTGCATGATCACTGATCGAAGCGAAGAGGAcaaaaaaatgagtaaaaacttacttgctctaaaacaaaaattgatcgGTTGAATTTGTAAACCTTGACGCCATGATCGTCTAGACACCTCTTGATCGTCAAAAGATAACAATAATCGAATCTCACTATTTTTAGACTACtaccacttctaaaataccattactggaattttacataattagtttatagaaaactatTTAGAAGaagtattaattataaaagGCTTAATGCCGCTTTTGGTCCTTAGTTTGGGGGGTtgtgttcaatatggtcctaccttttttttcgcgtaacaattgatcccaccttttgaaaaaacagttcaattgactcctttttggttacggCGTCAATTATCTAACAGTGCTGGTGCCCCCTGGATAAAAATTACCAACGTGGTAGTATGATGTTTATTGACGTGTAAATTATAAAATGGGAGAAAATTATGAGCACGTGGCATGAGGTTTGGCAACAGGTTTAACAGAGTGGTTAAAAAAAAGAGGGGGGGTTAGGGTTCCATCAAAGTCGCGATTTAGGAGTAAACATTTTGATGAAGAGCGAAGTTGAAATTGGGATCTCCTTGAATTGCGAATTGAAAAGCGTAACTCAGGTAAGTGTTTATGTTCTGTCAATTTTGTGTGAATTTGTGATGAGGGTTGATATGGGAAAAGCCATCTCTATAAACTTAATACTGCCATTGATGTGAGATGGAAGAACAGTTTTGGAAAAACATAGTTCTATGACTTGAGTGTTATTcaaaacagaacaaaaaaaattgtcattccCCTCTCTGAAACATAGTTCCAGGACTTGAGtgttattcaaaacaaaaaaaaaaactgtcatTCCCCTCTCTGAAAGCTTTGGCATTGATGATACGTTTCTCTTAAATAATGTTGAAGCTTTCGTTAACTTCATGTGGCCGAAGGAAACCCATCTTTCTGGTACTTATAAATTCTTCTCTTATTTCTACTTTATTATTTTCGTCATCTTCTTCGAACTGTGGTGTTAGGGATTCCTTCGATTTCTCTAGCAGCTGCTTCTCAATCAAATTCCTAAAATTGCATGCATTAACCGTCGAAAGAGTGAGACTCAGTTGGAGTTTGCACATTGCAAGAAAactatttttccattttcatacCTCATTATCCATGATATCCGAAGGATTATTGGATGTCATTCGATAAttcagatttttattttcataccaGGTTTTCTGCCGAATCGTAGCACATTCGACCACTCAATTAGATGGAGAAGACAACCAGTCAATGCCCATTTGCTAGTTTCCGAGAAAGTGCTTGGAAAGTTGATGGGTTTTGTAGAGAGGAGAGAGGAAGAGGGGGAGGAAGAAGGAGACAACGCAGTCTCTACTGTCATGAggaaaaaaaccctaaattcactGTCAGGTGGAAGATGCCTGATGtgtcaaaattttttttttaaatttaaaattcaaacgtTATATTACCTGTCGTGCCACGTATGAGACAACTCAGTATGTTTAGTCCAGGGTGGTAACTGCATCGTTAAATTTTTGACGCTGTTAGCAAAAAGGATTAGTTTGAcccattttttcaaaaattgggatcaattgttaccttaaaaaaaaggtaggaccattttgaacacaacccccaaactagggaccaaaaccGGTATTAAGCCATTATAAAAcattacttataaatataatataaatttttttaataattattaaaattagtttgaatttagtttctttatttgaattaattatattttattaattttatataataaataatatttttaaaatactcttGTGCATTGTCCTGGTTAAATGCTAGTATGTAAGATTCAATCTTTATTCcctttcaatttatataatttgtaagtttttctcctcttttttttgtttaattttgtcttcatttatatattttaaattcgtaaaatatatttatataattttcaagcAAGTTCACTgctaaagaagaaagaaaaagatcttAACGGAATTATCCAATAACACCCATACATATACTTAAGTTACTCCTAACTTCTGACCAAAAATagttacaataaattaaaaaaaaaaaaaaaNaataaattaaaaaaaaaaaaaaaaaaaaaaaaaaaaaaaaaagaggtaaAATGAAAAGAGACAAAATGACCTGCTCCTCCATGAAGCATGGGTATCATTGAATCTTTCCAGGAAGATGATCTAAAATATAATGTCCAATACGGCCAGTACGGAAAAGATTAAGCAACTTCCCAGCAACCTTGTCATGAGCATCTTCTTCACATTCAACTGAAACATGGAAAGTTTCCTGCAAGGCACTAAACTGCCTATCAATGAGAGCAAGCATTTCATCTTCACATTTTATATCGCCTTCCAAAGATGAAATTGTTTCAAAAAGTATCCGTCGAACATCCTGCACTATGCAGTCCTGGGAAACCAAAAGTTAAAATGCACGTAAACATGGAGAGATTAAAATTgctattattttaatcatacaGTAGAAAACATTATATGGTCATTAACATAATACACAATAAATTACTGATACCTGTGTGTGATCTGTCGGGGTTTGGCTTTTGTGCTTCATTAGCAACTCGGAGCTAGTCAACTGTTCTGTTATGCCGTTAAGGAATGATCTATCATTATCCTTCGTATATAGTTTTGCCCATTTCTTGTATTGGTCACTGGAGTTGTGTATAGCCAGAAAATATTGGGCAACTTCTTTTCTCCTGAGTAAACAATCCTCAACTGCTCCTGGATAATGATTGAAATGAAGGTATGAGCGAGAACAACAGATTATCTAAAAGTTACAAAAGTTAACCTAACAATATAACACATTTCTCTTTATTGAAATTCCTTTTGTTGTTTAGTTGGAAGTTCTGATGTGCTTATCAAAAGAAGGTGTTGTAATCTCTTAAAGTATGTACGCTCTAGAGATCCTAAAGAAAAGTATGTTTTTCAGTAGACTAGTGGAGTCTTATGGACCTCAATCAAAAATTAAAGACAGAAAAAGGAGAATCTTTCTTTGATctgaaaagatataaaagattGTTTGGAAAGCTTTTTTATCTCATTATCATTACACCTGATATGTCTTTTGAAGTTGGTGTGACTAGTCAGTTTATGCAAGCTCCTTGCATTGGCCATTGCAATCTTGTCATGCATATCCTAAGATACCTCAAAAAGGATCCAAAGACAAGGTTTGTCATATGAACATAAAGGAAATACTCATATCTCTAGGGATTGTAATGCTGAATGTGCAAGATCCCCACACATACAGACGTTCTATTATGAGATAGTGTTTTCCTTTGAGAAAATATTGTTTcaagaaaaagtaagaaacaagATATAGTTGTTCGATCAATGACTAAAGTTGAATATAGGACCCTGATGTCTCTTActtgtgaacttatatgggtaAAACAATTCTTTCAAGAACTTAACTTTTGTAAGATTCAGCAAAAGATGACATATTGTGATAACCAGATTACCCTTCACATTGCTTCCTATCCCGTGTTCTGTGAGAGAACTAAATACATTGGGATTGAGATTGACTATCACTTAATACAGGAAAAGTTGTTATCCTAAGAAATTTGTATTGAGTTTGTTAGATTCAATGATCAACTTGTAAATGtgttaataaaatcattatGGAGACCTCGAATTGATTTTCTTCCTTCCAAACTTGGTACATACAAATTTGTATGTTCCAATTTCAAGGAGAGTGTTAGAATAGACACTAAATATGGTTAGGAAGTAGTTGCATTGGGAAAATGCTATATTTTGTACCTATTAGCCATGCCTATGTTTGTACTTACGTATACATGATTGATCTTTGATTTTCCCTGTACACATTGTATTAGAATCCTGTCAATATAAATATGAGAACATGAGGGGAGTTTTCAAGCTCTCTAAATTACTCTCAAATATAGTCTACTTTATTTATCTTAACTCTTATTTAGAGAATCCTAATTTTCTCTCGTTTGAttcaattcataatattttcttGTGTGTCTCCACGTCCATAgtaatatactaatattttcATCTGTGATACTAAGTTTATTTTCTGGTAGGCTCTGAACCACCCAACATTCTGATTCGTCTTATATTTTTCTGCAGTAGACATTTTCCTTGAGCATTATTCCATTTcatcccccccccccccccacccGCTATTTCCTCCTGATTTTATACGATGGATGCAAGATACTTGAAGCGCCACCTAAGGAAGCAAAAACAAATGGTATATTGTTGATTGCCAACTAATTTTGTCTTCTGTTCTAATCAAGAAATTTACGcagatatttaataatattcattcaagccaaaaaattgagaaaaaggaaaatcaattaaacatacctgttaaaattaatttagacaaAACAGCAGCATTAGGAACCTTTGGAGATAAAATAGCTGGAGTGTCTAACACATAAATATTGGGATGGCTACCAATCTGAACTGAAAGCAGAAGTTTCAAAAGTGAGAAATACACAAGATGTACTAATTCACGAATGAGTGAACAAGAAGCAAAACAGGGAAACAAGTATGAAGATCATAGTAGCATAGATAGGCCAACAAAGTGCACAATAGACATCAACCTTCTCTAAACATTTACACGACTATTTTCTTCAACTAGAAAGTTATCACTTCTAAACTGTTTTCTGAGATGCAAGTCATCTTATTAAATATAACAGCATCCATGCCAAATTCCTTTATTTTCTAAGTATATTCTTAAAAGTATACAGTATTTCGCTACAAATAATTTGCATGTTGAAATACCTAGGAAGAACACAGGAAAttacattctcaattattttttaaatcaagcGCCATGGATATCAATAACAGCCTATGGAAGTGAGCCACAAAATCTGCCATACCAATATGGTAGATGGCGTGGTAGAAAAAAAGATGGACTTAATCCACTTTGGGTATTCATAGTTTCATGATGTGCACTTTTGACAAAAGAGGATAAAAGTCGCCCATCAAAGTGACAACAAAAGACACCTTAAAAAACTAATCATCATGCTTCCCAATATAATCATTTTCCTTGTTTGACCATGAGGCATATCCTTTAGTTTTTTCTTCTGGAATTTTCAAATTAACATTTGGCAAACTTTCGTCTGATTCCTCCTGACTAACATCTTCTAAATCATTTTCAGCTCAAACAACTTTTTGTTTACTAGTTGAAGAAGTCCCTCTTAGCCTCATGACGATGACATGCTCTCTCCACATAATCTCCCTCAGAAGCCCACTCATCTCCAACTTCATCATCATTCACCTCTCCAACTAGTCACTCATTACATTCACCAATATCATCTTGAGTGTTTGATTATACTGGACATACACAAATTCCTGCAATCTTTTAATATTCAACCCTACTCATTCACCTCTCCACTAATTAAATTCACCAATCTCATCATCTCAAGTCTTTGATTATACTTGACACAGACAAAGTCGTGAAATCTTTATACTCAATCCTATTCTGTTTTTTAGTACGAATTTGCAAAATTGTGATCATAATTACAAGatatgaaattgaatacttgCTCAAATATGCTCCAATTATAATCACAACTAGATTTTCCAATGATGTACATAATAGGACTCCTTGTGAAAATACTTTATCTTGATGGGAGGAGAGCCAATTATGTGTGATATTATTTACACAAAGCAACAGACAAAGCAAAGAAAGTGATTAAGTCCTTTAATAATAAAGCTAGTAAATATAAGGGAGGTATTTGAAATCATTGATAAATGGAATATTCAACTTCATCGTTATTACATGTAACCGACCACAGTTTGAATCTAAACCTCTTAGGTTATAACCCACACCAAATTTGTTAATGAGGTTGTAAAGGAGTTGTTTTCATGCATCAATAAGTTGGTATCTAGAGATGGAGCAGAAGATCATAATGGACTTACGCACAAGTAGTGGGCAATATGTATGGGGTTAACATTGACATATCAATGAGGAAAAAGTTCCAATACGAAAAAAACAGCATGGGAAACTTTTAAACTTACACAATGGCAACTCTATGAAACGGACATCAACTCTCAATTTACAGCACTAGCTATAAAGATCTTAAGTTTGACTGCAATACATGATACGTCTAGTTGAGGATGTAATTCAAGTGTCTTTGAACATGTAAtcaatttaactttaaaagtCCATAATCAATTTATCTTTCCTATAGTTATTCCTTAAACTTTTATCTCAGTGCTGCAAAGTCATACTAAGAGAAGGAATAGGCTAGAGCATAAAAGATTGCCTGACTTGGTCTATGTTAAGTATAATCAAGTACTCAAGTGAAGATTCAGCCTTAAGAATAAAGTTGATCCAATTAGCCTCAATGATatcaataaatgtaattaatggCTGGTTGGCGTGATGGATGACGAATTTGAAAATGAGTAGAGTTTTGAGGGAGATGATACACATGCTTGTAGAAATGTTTATAGAGCTTCAAGGATTGAAGACCCTAGAATGTATACTAGGCATGACAAAAGGAAGCAACGTTCCAATGGAGAGGGCACATCTCTCAAAGAGACTTGGAAAGAGGCAAAGAAGGGAATTCTTTGAGCAGGAAAGAAAAAGTGGTTtaaattgaagatttggaaGATATCTGTTGAGAGAAGAAATCAAAGGAAATTTTCTCAATTTAATGTGTCATTGTGTCGTAACTTAGTGGATGACTTCTTTTTTGTTACCATTTTGTTGAATTGTCAAGTCCATGACTATATGTGAGGTGATTATGAAAATTAGGTGAATGTTATGACATCGTTCATTTGAGATTTGTGAGATTTTCTTGAATTCTAGTTAATGATTATGctgttttcaatatatttaaacacacacatatatatgaGATAAGATCACATATATATGAGATAAGATCGGTAAACaccaaatatatgttgtttaaacttaaactaaaaataCAACTAGAATACAATTTAATTCCACTGTTCACACTATCTTTGAAACACTAACATATTTTATGACAACCAATGAGCTAAATTGGTTTGCACCCACATATATATCCTAAATTGACCTTATTTCTAATCGTTGTAGGacttttaacaaatataattaaatgattttttactctaattatttataaaaaaattaacaaattaatatattcaaaaaaatcttgtaataaaatgtatatttatttttctccatTTATGATCtacataaaaaagtataaattttattattagttaagaATCAATACATGTTGCTATTGCATTAAAAATGAATACaattatttatctttcatttagaataatagttatataaaataaagaaaaaaagtataatataatttcaattttaacttgtttataaatttattatactgcattatttttatttatatgttttattgtaAAAGTGTTATATCAGTGGTTCAAGTGTTACTACAAATGTGTTACTCTAGACCTTGTTTTAGGTGGTTTAAGTGGTtaaatttcttctcttcattaaAGAACCTTACCAGCTTACCTAACATAAGCATCTTTGACAAGCATATTAGATATCTGGTAACCTAAGATGCCTAGATGGAGCAAGTCTGTGCAACAAAAACCTACCAAGAGTTAAAATTATCATTCATCACTTATTGTTCTGTTAACATGatgaaaatcaaattcttaaaaaaaaaattaccacaGGTAGAATGAGAAAGCAGAACAGAAAAGTTATACACTGATAGTTCACATtatggaaaataatataatatataaagaaaaccAAATGGCTAACCTTAAAACTTCGAATATCTTTAGTCACTCTTGGTTCTGGACTCACAGTTGCATGCTTTAGCTTtcctttttctataaaataaacagtgaagaaaaaatatctataagATAAAACAGCTAATTtgtgacatatatatatatatatatatatatatatatatatatatatatatatatatatatNCACCacctatgtgtgtgtgtgtgtatccACCACCGTTTCTCACGAGTTAAGCATGTCATTTAGCTTGCTCTACTCTATTagaattgtaataataatttgaataccTGCTGCATTGATTCTCCCCACTTGATGCAAAGCATTGGTAAGTGCCGACTTACCAACATTTGGAATCCCAATCAACATTACTGTAGCGGTATAATTATTGTCACATTGATCATGTTTCTTGAGTTCTCTCACTTGGCATTGTATAAGGCTTAGAAGCTAACTAAAAGCAGATATCCTTATTAGTAATTTAGTTCATGAACAAATATAAAGTCAGcagttattaaaatgataataataaatcaaaaaaaAAGTCCAATATATAACAATAGAAATAATTGCGCTCATCATTCCATTGAAAACCTTTTAGAAACTGggacaaatttgtatcattttACCAATAGAAGCGTAGGAAATGGGAGCTTCAATACCAAATATAAAAAGTCACTAAGTCAAATAGAAAGCTCC
This DNA window, taken from Vigna radiata var. radiata cultivar VC1973A chromosome 5, Vradiata_ver6, whole genome shotgun sequence, encodes the following:
- the LOC106762814 gene encoding DAR GTPase 2, mitochondrial is translated as MRSMTAMSLGRRIGTVLKEELRSKGEWRDSLMAAAFRAIAERIPLANLVVEVRDARIPLSSECEILRNYPLPHKQIIALNKMDLAGASNVKAWVEYFRERKCISCGVNAHNKENIRQLLSLIQCQVRELKKHDQCDNNYTATVMLIGIPNVGKSALTNALHQVGRINAAEKGKLKHATVSPEPRVTKDIRSFKIGSHPNIYVLDTPAILSPKVPNAAVLSKLILTGAVEDCLLRRKEVAQYFLAIHNSSDQYKKWAKLYTKDNDRSFLNGITEQLTSSELLMKHKSQTPTDHTQDCIVQDVRRILFETISSLEGDIKCEDEMLALIDRQFSALQETFHVSVECEEDAHDKVAGKLLNLFRTGRIGHYILDHLPGKIQ